In the genome of Actinobacillus lignieresii, the window GGCGGCGAAGCCGTGTTACAAATGGAGTTTGTGCGAGATTGGTTTAGAGCCTGTAAAGCGGAAGGCATTGACACTTGTTTGGATACTAACGGTTTTGTTCGTCACTATAGCCCGGTAGTTGATGAAATGCTTGAAGTGACGGATTTAGTGATGCTCGACTTAAAACAGCTAAATGATGAAATCCACCAAGATTTAATCGGCGTATCCAATAAACGTACGCTTGATTTTGCTCGTTACCTACAAAAATTAAATAAACGCACTTGGATTCGTTATGTTGTTGTGCCGGGCTATACCGATGACGATGATTCCGCACACCGCTTAGGACAATTTATCCAAGGTATGCAAAATATTGAGAAAGTCGAGTTACTGCCATATCACCGTTTAGGCGCGCATAAATGGGAAACGCTCGGTTATAAATATGAATTGGAAGGCGTATTACCGCCGCCGAAAGAAACGATGGATCGCTTAAAAGCGATTATTGAAAGTTACGGTCATACCGTAAAATACTAATCGTACAAGCGGTCGAATTTAATCTGTTTTTTGTAAAAAATAGGCTGAATTCGACCGCTTTTTACTTGAAAGACTTGATCTTTTCCTTCCTTAACCCAATCATAAGAGAACTTTTTGACTAAACAAAAGGAATTAATAAACAATGTCTAATCCTCTTTTAAATTACACCGGTTTACCTGCATTTTCACAAATTAAACCGGAACATATCCAGCCTGCGGTAGAAGCAGT includes:
- the pflA gene encoding pyruvate formate lyase 1-activating protein encodes the protein MSIARYHSYESCGTVDGPGIRFILFLQGCLMRCKYCHNRDTWDLDGGKEISVEDLMKEVVTYKHFMKATGGGVTASGGEAVLQMEFVRDWFRACKAEGIDTCLDTNGFVRHYSPVVDEMLEVTDLVMLDLKQLNDEIHQDLIGVSNKRTLDFARYLQKLNKRTWIRYVVVPGYTDDDDSAHRLGQFIQGMQNIEKVELLPYHRLGAHKWETLGYKYELEGVLPPPKETMDRLKAIIESYGHTVKY